A window of Daucus carota subsp. sativus chromosome 2, DH1 v3.0, whole genome shotgun sequence genomic DNA:
aaattttggGATTCTTAACACTACccttaaaatattgttatataatCTACTATATAATTTGACAAAGAACTTCAATAAACATTACTAGAGCAAGGAAcataatgaaaaattataaatataatttaaaggaGAAATAACAATATGTAAGATAATAGCGAACGAATTTTGTGAAAATAGTGAGGAAATGGGAACATTCCACTCAAAATAAGtgtgttaatttttattttagatagTATGAAATGATatgatgaaaattataaatatttatccgatatttcttaatatagtagaaatttgattttaatccCTCACCGTTCCATTcaaataaacacaagtaaaataCAGCTACAATCTGCTTGCTCTTTCCACCGGCTAACAAATTTATACCTTACATtcacataaattattaaataaaaacccAAAAATAGCACGGcgatttctttttcttcttcgttCCCACGTGGATTATCTACTGTAGTTGGTGTCTTGGTGATTTAATAGTAGTCACCGATGCGAGTGTGGTTTGGGTTTAGTTCTGGGCCAAAAATCATGTTGTTCAAACTTTTGAAATGCTGGCCCAATTAACGCCTATCATTTCTTATCAGATGATATCAATTATCAACCCACTCCGTCTTAAGTCGTTGAATTTAGTTTTAACAAAATATCGGCAACAGAAAGAAATAAGTCGTGCCATGTGATCGACTTGTTTCGGGAAATGATAGGTAAACACGTGGAGCCTAAGCACAAATAACGTGTGTAAGTGTTGCACAATCTCAAATCTATCGTCCAGTGCTCGTAAAAAAAACTGCGAGATCATAGCTaaataattatcataaaatccCGTGCGCAAGATGAAATTCGTGGCGTCACACTTGAACATCCAACGCATTTAATTCCTAGTCCTACACTGACAAGTTCACCAAAGACTACCGAGCCTTAATCTCATCGCAGAAAGGTCTTAAACACCCACGTGGCCCATCACTCAACCATTCTTCTACTGAGTTCTACATATACAAACACACACCTAACACCTTGTTCTAAACTCAACAAACACAATGTCTTCACTTCACCTTCTCATCTCCCTCCTCATATCTCTCCCTCTCCTCTCCACCTCCACTCCCTCAGTCTACGAAGTCCTCCAACAATACAACTTCCCTGTAGGCCTGCTCCCCGTCGGCATAACACGATACGAACTCGACACGAACACGGGCAAGTTCCAAGTCTATTTGGACGATTCGTGCCAGTTTGACGTGGAAGGCTACACGCTCAAGTACAAGTCGACTATATCCGGGACGATCTCGACGAACAAGCTCAAGGATTTGAGCGGGATAAGTGTGAAGGTGCTGCTGTTTTGGTTGAATATCGGTGAAGTTAGTAGAGACGGGGATGAATTGGAGTTTTCGGTAGGGATTGTTTCGGCGGATTTTGATGTTGAGAATTTCGAGGAGAGTCCGCAGTGTGGGTGTGGGTTTGATTGTAACGGCGGCGTTGGAAtggggaagagagatagatcgTGGTATTTGAATCGGTTTCTTTATCCTTCGTTAGATTAGCAGTGTGGTTTCGAGAGCAAGAAAGGAGTATGAtcgaacaaata
This region includes:
- the LOC108208017 gene encoding uncharacterized protein At5g01610, producing the protein MSSLHLLISLLISLPLLSTSTPSVYEVLQQYNFPVGLLPVGITRYELDTNTGKFQVYLDDSCQFDVEGYTLKYKSTISGTISTNKLKDLSGISVKVLLFWLNIGEVSRDGDELEFSVGIVSADFDVENFEESPQCGCGFDCNGGVGMGKRDRSWYLNRFLYPSLD